A stretch of Gemmobacter fulvus DNA encodes these proteins:
- the ruvA gene encoding Holliday junction branch migration protein RuvA has protein sequence MIGKISGRIDYRAADHVLIDVRGVGYIVHVSDRTLAGLPGVGEACALYTELLVREDLLQLFGFPTLLEKEWHRLLMTVQGVGAKAAMAILGALGAEGAARAIMLGDARAIQAAPGIGPKIAQRVVLELKSKAPGVMAMGAALMSEPLVDTHVEAAPAPAAKPAKAAPQPGPSRAAYSADALSALVNLGYGQGDAAQAVAEVAGSTPEADTATLIRQALKLLMPRT, from the coding sequence ATGATCGGCAAGATTTCGGGCCGGATTGACTATCGCGCGGCGGATCATGTGCTGATCGACGTGCGCGGGGTGGGTTACATCGTGCATGTCTCGGATCGTACCCTGGCCGGATTGCCCGGCGTGGGCGAGGCCTGCGCGCTTTATACCGAACTGCTGGTGCGGGAAGATCTGTTGCAGCTGTTCGGCTTTCCGACGCTGCTGGAAAAGGAATGGCACCGGCTGCTGATGACGGTGCAGGGCGTGGGGGCCAAGGCGGCCATGGCCATTCTGGGCGCGCTGGGTGCCGAGGGGGCCGCACGCGCCATCATGCTCGGCGATGCACGCGCCATTCAGGCCGCCCCCGGCATCGGGCCGAAAATCGCACAGCGTGTGGTGCTGGAGCTGAAATCCAAGGCGCCGGGCGTGATGGCGATGGGGGCGGCGCTGATGTCGGAACCTCTGGTCGACACCCATGTCGAAGCAGCCCCCGCGCCTGCCGCCAAACCTGCGAAGGCCGCGCCGCAACCCGGCCCCAGCCGCGCCGCCTATAGTGCGGATGCGCTGTCGGCGCTGGTCAATCTTGGTTATGGGCAGGGCGATGCGGCACAGGCCGTGGCCGAAGTGGCGGGCAGCACGCCCGAGGCGGATACGGCGACGCTGATCCGTCAGGCGCTGAAGCTGCTGATGCCCAGAACCTGA
- the ruvC gene encoding crossover junction endodeoxyribonuclease RuvC, whose translation MRVLGIDPGLRNLGWGVIDVAGARLTHVANGICHSAPGAGEGDLAHRLLSLHAQLTEVLRQWQPDTAAVEHTFVNKDAVATLKLGQARGIALLVPAQFGLSVGEYAPNAVKKTVVGVGHAAKVQVDHMVRLHLPGVRIAGPDAADALAIAICHSHHVQSSTRLQDALRRAAG comes from the coding sequence ATGCGGGTTCTGGGCATTGATCCGGGGTTGCGCAACCTCGGCTGGGGGGTGATCGACGTGGCGGGCGCGCGACTCACCCATGTCGCCAATGGTATCTGCCATTCTGCACCGGGCGCCGGTGAGGGCGATCTGGCGCACCGCCTGTTGTCACTGCATGCCCAGCTGACCGAAGTGTTGCGCCAATGGCAGCCGGACACGGCCGCCGTGGAACATACCTTTGTCAACAAGGATGCCGTGGCGACGCTGAAGCTTGGTCAGGCGCGGGGCATCGCCTTGCTGGTGCCTGCACAATTTGGCCTCAGCGTCGGGGAATATGCCCCCAATGCGGTGAAAAAGACCGTGGTCGGGGTCGGCCATGCGGCAAAGGTGCAGGTGGATCACATGGTCAGGCTTCATCTGCCGGGGGTCAGGATTGCCGGGCCGGATGCGGCGGATGCGCTGGCCATCGCCATTTGCCATTCGCATCACGTGCAAAGCAGCACGCGGTTGCAGGACGCGCTGAGGAGGGCGGCAGGATGA
- a CDS encoding DUF1127 domain-containing protein, translated as MAAYETTRTAPFGAISTYRFIQFVSTFFAAIADWNDARVTRNALGKLSDRELDDIGLCRGDIDLIGAQSRV; from the coding sequence ATGGCCGCTTATGAGACGACCCGTACCGCGCCCTTTGGCGCCATCTCCACCTACCGCTTCATCCAGTTCGTGAGCACCTTCTTTGCAGCAATCGCTGACTGGAACGATGCCCGCGTGACCCGCAACGCACTGGGCAAGCTGTCGGACCGCGAGCTTGACGATATTGGGCTGTGCCGTGGTGACATTGATCTGATTGGCGCACAGTCGCGCGTCTGA
- a CDS encoding 50S ribosomal protein L11 methyltransferase, translated as MTAVSQTTYSALTTLEGEGAARALAEAIEAMEPAPYGVGAFEIEDDSGLWEVGTYFHSAPDAEALNALGKPHGAKAFVISEVPDVDWVAKVRRELSPVEAGRFFVYGSHDADKVPEGRIALQIEATVAFGTGHHGTTLGCLRAFDRLFTAGLRPAKVADIGCGTAVLAIAAAAVLPDALIIASDIDQVAVDVAQANVAINGLQGRVECLEAAGFEHPRLGEAAPYDLVFANILKGPLIELAPPMSAHVCKGGLAILSGLLVVQAEAVTAAYVAAGFALEAREDIGEWSTLVLKRG; from the coding sequence ATGACCGCCGTGTCGCAGACCACCTATTCCGCCCTGACCACGCTGGAAGGCGAGGGGGCCGCCCGTGCGCTGGCCGAAGCTATCGAGGCGATGGAGCCTGCCCCCTACGGCGTCGGCGCGTTCGAGATCGAGGACGATTCGGGCCTCTGGGAAGTGGGCACCTATTTCCACAGCGCACCGGATGCCGAAGCCCTGAACGCCTTGGGCAAGCCGCATGGCGCCAAGGCCTTCGTGATTTCGGAAGTGCCGGATGTGGATTGGGTCGCCAAAGTGCGGCGCGAATTGTCGCCGGTCGAGGCGGGGCGGTTTTTCGTCTATGGCAGCCATGATGCCGACAAGGTGCCCGAGGGCCGTATCGCCCTGCAGATCGAGGCAACGGTGGCCTTCGGCACCGGCCACCACGGCACCACACTGGGCTGCCTGCGTGCATTTGACCGCCTGTTCACGGCGGGGCTGCGCCCGGCAAAAGTGGCCGACATCGGCTGTGGCACCGCCGTTCTGGCCATCGCCGCCGCTGCGGTCTTGCCGGATGCGCTGATCATCGCTTCGGATATTGATCAGGTGGCGGTCGATGTGGCGCAGGCAAATGTGGCAATCAACGGTCTGCAAGGCCGGGTGGAGTGCCTTGAAGCCGCCGGGTTCGAACATCCGCGTCTGGGCGAGGCTGCGCCCTATGATCTGGTCTTTGCCAATATCCTGAAAGGCCCGTTGATCGAGCTGGCCCCGCCGATGTCGGCCCATGTTTGCAAGGGCGGATTGGCGATTCTGTCTGGCCTGTTGGTGGTTCAGGCCGAAGCGGTCACCGCGGCCTATGTGGCGGCGGGTTTTGCGCTGGAAGCCCGTGAAGACATTGGTGAATGGTCGACGCTCGTGCTGAAACGTGGCTGA
- the msrA gene encoding peptide-methionine (S)-S-oxide reductase MsrA translates to MFQMFSSDKMKMVDADKALPGRPEPMPLTEPHFITGRDLKAPVPAGMEQAMFGMGCFWGVERKFWQREGVWLTMVGYAAGITPNPTYKETCTQLTGHNEVVRVIYDPAIISYDALLKLFWENHDPTQGMRQGNDVGSTYRSGIYTYSDAQAEAAVASKSAYQQALTAAGKGAITTEILPALVFYYAEDYHQQYLAKNPDGYCGIGGTGVTCPIGLGVTS, encoded by the coding sequence ATGTTCCAGATGTTCAGTTCCGACAAGATGAAGATGGTCGATGCCGACAAGGCCCTGCCGGGGCGACCCGAGCCGATGCCGCTGACCGAGCCGCATTTCATCACGGGGCGCGACCTGAAAGCGCCGGTGCCTGCGGGGATGGAACAGGCCATGTTCGGCATGGGCTGCTTCTGGGGCGTTGAGCGCAAGTTCTGGCAGCGCGAGGGCGTCTGGCTGACCATGGTCGGTTATGCGGCGGGAATAACCCCCAATCCGACCTATAAAGAGACCTGCACCCAGCTGACCGGCCATAACGAGGTGGTGCGGGTGATCTATGATCCGGCGATCATCAGCTATGACGCGCTGCTGAAACTGTTCTGGGAAAACCATGACCCGACGCAGGGCATGCGGCAGGGCAATGATGTCGGCTCCACCTACCGCTCCGGCATCTATACCTATAGCGACGCGCAGGCGGAGGCGGCAGTTGCCTCGAAATCGGCCTATCAGCAGGCGCTGACAGCGGCGGGCAAGGGCGCGATCACCACCGAAATCCTGCCCGCGCTGGTGTTCTATTATGCCGAGGATTATCATCAGCAATATCTGGCGAAGAACCCGGATGGTTATTGCGGCATCGGCGGCACTGGCGTCACCTGTCCGATCGGCCTTGGCGTGACCTCCTGA
- a CDS encoding MFS transporter: MTLRTIPLAAAQTLPVWRRPVFLLFLMAAAMPLAFSTWSALLNNFVIERAGFTGVEIGWLHTVREIPGLLAVVVIAILLLFREQVLAAVMLILLGAATAVTAWFPSLGGIMVITLLSSIGFHYFETVNQSLQLQWIDRARAPRVIGWIVAIGSAASLVAYALIVLTWRAFELSYNTVYLASGGACVLIALFCLFAYPQFEAPHPQNRHLVLRRRYWLYYALQFMAGARRQIFVVFAAFMMVEKFGFGVEQVTALMLINFLANMLIAPYLGRFISRFGEQASMLVEYGGLFCVFVLYGGLYWFDWGVWLAATLYVVDHLFFAMSFAQKTYFQKIADPADMAPTAAVAFTINHIAAVFLPAGLGYLWVTSPGAVFGLAAGMAATSFLLALLIPRHPSAGNETRLSGGDGWSVVPAE, encoded by the coding sequence ATGACCCTGCGCACAATCCCTCTCGCTGCCGCACAAACCCTGCCCGTCTGGCGCAGGCCCGTGTTCCTGTTGTTCCTGATGGCCGCCGCGATGCCGCTGGCGTTTTCCACCTGGTCGGCACTGCTGAACAATTTCGTGATCGAACGCGCCGGTTTTACCGGCGTCGAGATCGGCTGGCTCCATACGGTGCGCGAGATTCCGGGGCTGCTGGCGGTGGTGGTGATCGCCATCCTGCTGCTGTTCCGCGAACAGGTGCTGGCGGCAGTGATGCTGATCCTGCTGGGCGCTGCCACCGCTGTCACGGCCTGGTTCCCGAGCCTGGGCGGCATCATGGTGATCACGCTGCTGTCCTCGATCGGGTTTCATTATTTCGAAACGGTCAACCAGTCGCTGCAACTGCAATGGATCGACCGTGCCCGCGCCCCACGCGTGATCGGCTGGATCGTGGCCATCGGCTCGGCGGCCTCGCTGGTGGCCTATGCGCTGATCGTGCTGACATGGCGGGCGTTCGAACTGAGCTATAACACCGTCTATCTGGCCTCGGGCGGGGCCTGTGTGCTGATCGCGCTGTTCTGCCTGTTCGCCTATCCGCAGTTTGAAGCCCCGCATCCGCAGAACCGCCATCTGGTGCTGCGCCGCCGCTATTGGCTGTATTATGCGCTGCAATTCATGGCAGGGGCGCGGCGGCAGATTTTCGTGGTCTTCGCCGCCTTCATGATGGTGGAGAAATTCGGCTTCGGTGTGGAACAGGTGACGGCGCTGATGCTGATCAACTTCCTCGCCAATATGCTGATTGCGCCCTATCTCGGCCGCTTCATCTCGCGTTTTGGCGAACAGGCCTCGATGCTGGTGGAATATGGCGGGCTGTTTTGTGTGTTCGTGTTGTATGGCGGGCTGTATTGGTTCGACTGGGGTGTCTGGCTGGCGGCAACGCTTTATGTGGTGGATCACCTGTTCTTCGCGATGTCCTTCGCGCAGAAAACCTATTTCCAGAAGATCGCGGATCCGGCAGATATGGCCCCCACGGCGGCGGTGGCCTTTACCATCAACCATATCGCGGCGGTGTTTCTGCCGGCGGGGCTGGGCTATCTGTGGGTGACGTCGCCCGGTGCGGTCTTCGGGCTGGCGGCAGGCATGGCCGCGACCTCGTTCCTGCTGGCGCTGCTGATCCCGCGCCATCCCTCGGCGGGCAACGAGACGCGGCTGTCGGGCGGCGATGGCTGGAGCGTGGTCCCGGCAGAGTGA